The following coding sequences lie in one Rhodohalobacter barkolensis genomic window:
- a CDS encoding acyl-CoA dehydrogenase — protein sequence MGNSQFNIDDAYLFESELNEDDKMIMETAREYAQTKLEPRALKGNQEEIFDMDIAKEMGDLGLLGATTDPKYGGVGASQTAYGLVAREVERVDSGYRSFMSVQSSLVMYPISQFGTEEQKERFLPRLASGEIIGCFGLTEPDHGSDPGSMVTTAVKTDGGWILNGAKMWITNSPISDVGIVWAKAKEHKDDKPVIRGFIVEKGMDGYSCPATKHKMSLRASSTGEMVFEDVFVPDENVFPDIRGLKGPFMCLNSARYGIAWGAVGAAEFCYQKARQYVLDRKQFGQPIGANQLPQTKLANMLTEITSMQLLALRLGKLKDEGRDHHAMTSLAKRNNVGKALDIARVARDMHGGNGITGEYRVIHHMVNLESVNTYEGTYDIHGLILGREITGIQSFTPKGND from the coding sequence ATGGGAAATTCACAATTTAATATTGACGACGCATATCTCTTCGAATCTGAGTTGAATGAAGATGACAAAATGATCATGGAGACTGCCCGCGAGTATGCCCAAACCAAACTGGAACCGCGTGCACTAAAAGGAAATCAGGAAGAAATTTTTGATATGGATATCGCCAAAGAAATGGGCGATCTTGGGCTTCTTGGAGCAACTACTGATCCCAAATATGGCGGAGTCGGTGCCAGCCAGACGGCTTATGGACTCGTAGCTCGTGAAGTTGAACGCGTCGATTCCGGTTACCGATCTTTTATGTCTGTTCAATCTTCCCTGGTGATGTATCCCATCTCCCAATTTGGAACCGAAGAGCAGAAAGAGCGTTTCCTGCCAAGACTTGCTTCCGGTGAAATCATCGGATGTTTTGGATTGACCGAACCGGATCACGGTTCAGATCCCGGGTCGATGGTTACAACAGCTGTTAAAACAGACGGCGGATGGATTCTGAACGGAGCCAAAATGTGGATTACCAACTCCCCCATTTCGGATGTGGGAATTGTTTGGGCAAAAGCCAAAGAGCATAAAGATGACAAACCGGTCATTCGCGGATTTATTGTTGAAAAAGGCATGGACGGATACTCCTGCCCTGCCACCAAACATAAGATGAGCCTTCGGGCATCCTCAACCGGAGAGATGGTTTTTGAAGATGTGTTTGTACCGGATGAAAACGTATTCCCTGATATTCGTGGGCTAAAAGGTCCATTTATGTGTTTGAACAGTGCCCGTTATGGTATTGCCTGGGGAGCCGTTGGTGCTGCGGAGTTTTGCTATCAAAAAGCACGGCAGTATGTGCTCGATCGAAAGCAGTTCGGTCAGCCAATTGGAGCAAATCAGCTTCCACAAACAAAACTGGCAAACATGCTGACGGAGATCACTTCAATGCAGCTGCTAGCACTTCGTCTCGGAAAACTGAAGGATGAAGGCCGCGATCATCATGCTATGACATCACTGGCGAAACGAAACAATGTAGGCAAAGCGCTCGATATTGCCCGTGTAGCTCGTGATATGCACGGAGGGAATGGAATTACCGGTGAATACCGTGTAATCCATCACATGGTGAACCTCGAGTCTGTGAACACCTACGAAGGTACCTATGATATCCACGGACTGATTCTGGGTAGAGAAATTACAGGAATTCAGTCGTTTACTCCGAAAGGAAACGATTGA